In Desulfosoma sp., the genomic stretch CACTCATTATTCTGGTGGCGGCCTTTAACATCGTGAGTTCTTTAATCATGATGGTCATGGAAAAAACCAAAGACATCGCTATCCTTAAGGCCATGGGAGCGACCACGCACAAAGTGCGGCGTATCTTCGTGCTCGAAGGGCTTCTCATCGGTGTCGTCGGAACCGTTCTCGGGCTTGTGGGCGGCTTTACCCTATGTGAACTTCTCAAACGCTACCAGTTCATTGAACTCCCCCGGGACGTTTATTACATTTCCACACTGCCTGTGCTCATGGAACCCATGGATGTGGTCATCATCGCGTGTGCCGCCGTAGTCATTTGTTTAGCCGCAACCTTTTACCCGTCCAAACAGGCCGCCAAGCTCCACCCCGCGGAGGCGTTGCGCTATGAATGAGCGAGCGCAGGGTTTGCAGATTCACGCTGTGGGCATTTCCAAGGTTTTCAACAATGGCCCGCACCGAGTGGAGCTTTTTCGGGATGTGGACCTGACCGTTTCTCGAGGGGAAATGGTAGCGGTGGTTGGAGCTTCCGGAGTGGGCAAATCCACGCTGTTGCACATTCTTGGAACTCTGGATCGACCAACGGCCGGTAAGGTTCTTTTCGGGGGAAACGATGTGTTCCTTTGGCCGGAAGACCAATTGGCCGCCTTCCGCAATCGACATATCGGCTTCGTGTTTCAATTCCATTACCTGCTACCGGAATTCACAGCTCTGGAAAACGTGATGATGCCTGGACTGATTGCCGGCCTTTCCAGAAAGAATCTTCGAGAACGCGCGGAAGATCTTCTGGACAAGCTCCAGCTGAGCCATCGGCGTTTTCACAAACCTGCGGAACTTTCTGGAGGAGAACAACAAAGAGTAGCCATTGCCCGGGCCTTGGTCTTGGGACCGTCCCTTCTCCTTGCGGATGAGCCCACCGGAAATCTGGACACAAAAACGGCTCGGCGTTTCCATGATCTATTGGTGGCCTTGAACCAGGACTTGGGTATTACCATGGTCGTGGTCACTCACAACCAGGAACTGGCCGCCATTATGCATCGCACTTTGCAGCTTTCGGACGGGCAGCTTCGGCCGCTGGAAACTTTTCATTGAGGATGCAAAGGGGCTTTCTTCGAACACCCATGAGGAGGTTCATGATGCTCAAAAAGCTCGGCTATGCTTTGGGACTACTGCTGGTGTGGGCTCTGAGCGCTCAGGGACAGCAAACAGCCACGCCTGAGCGTGTGGTGGTCGCTGTGGCTCCCTTTGCCATCCACACAGCCCAGCCTCAACCTCAATTGAGCACGAGCCTTCAAGAACTGGTGGCGCAAAATCTTTTGAACCTCGGTGTGGATCTGGTGCCTCTTCCTGAGGTGCAACGCGCCACAGGCAACCGACCTGTAACCAGTGAAACTCAAGCCGTTGAGGTGGCGAAACGTCTTAAAGCCCGATACCTCATCTGGGGAAGCCTCACGCAGTTGGGGGAAAAAGCAAGCCTGGACGGGCGATTGGTGGACGCTGAAGGGCTGGTTCCGACTCGAGTCCTTTTTGCAGAAGGGGATTTGGCCAATTTGGTGGAAGCCACCCAACAAATGGCTCAACA encodes the following:
- a CDS encoding ABC transporter ATP-binding protein — protein: MNERAQGLQIHAVGISKVFNNGPHRVELFRDVDLTVSRGEMVAVVGASGVGKSTLLHILGTLDRPTAGKVLFGGNDVFLWPEDQLAAFRNRHIGFVFQFHYLLPEFTALENVMMPGLIAGLSRKNLRERAEDLLDKLQLSHRRFHKPAELSGGEQQRVAIARALVLGPSLLLADEPTGNLDTKTARRFHDLLVALNQDLGITMVVVTHNQELAAIMHRTLQLSDGQLRPLETFH